From the Bacillus sp. FJAT-22090 genome, the window TTATTATCAAGATGCGAATAGAAAAGAATCCTATACATTTCTTGATATGAAGAATCAAAGCAACAAAGCTGCAAACGTTTACAACAAATATTCTAACCTTCAAAAAGGGGATCGTCTTTTCATTTTTATGCCTAGATCACCCGAATTATATTTTGCGTTACTTGGTGGAATTAAAATGGGCGTCATCGTTGGACCACTTTTCGAAGCATTTATGGAAGGTGCAGTATACGACCGATTGCTAGATAGTGAAGCAAAAGCAATTGTTACTACTCCCGAACTGCTTGAAAGAATACCTCTAGACAAATTACCTAACTTAGAAACAGTCTTTCTAGTAGGGGAAGCAGTAGAGGAAACCGAAAAATTTATCGACTTTAATAAAGCATTAGAAGGAGCATCCGATTCATTTGAAATAGAGTGGGTTGATAAAGAAGATGGACTAATTTTACATTATACTTCTGGTTCTACTGGAAAACCAAAAGGTATATTACACGTGCATTATGCTATGGTACAACAGTATCAATCGATGAAATGGGTAATGGACATTAGAGACGATGACATTTATTGGTGTACTGCAGATCCTGGCTGGGTTACAGGTACATCCTATGGAATCTTTGGACCTTGGCTAACTGGAACTACTTTCTTAATTCTTGGAGGACGTTTTTCTCCAGATGCGTGGTACAAGGCGATAGAACAATATGGAGTAACGGTTTGGTATAGTGCGCCAACAGCATTCCGCATGCTAATGGGAGCAGGAGATGCAATAGTAAAAGAGCATGATTTAAGCTCTCTTCGACATATTCTATCTGTTGGGGAACCATTGAATCCGGAAGTAATTAAATGGGGAATGCAAGTGTTTAATAAAAGAATTCATGACACTTGGTGGATGACCGAAACAGGTGCTCAGGTTATTTGTAACTTCGCTTGTCTACCGATTAAACCTGGTTCAATGGGGAAACCATTACCTGGTTTAGAAGCTGCCATCATTGACAATCAAGGGAATATTGTTCCTCCTTATACAATGGGTAATTTGGCAATTAAAAAAGGATGGCCATCCATGATGCGTCAAGTTTGGAACAATAAAGAAAAATATGAATCTTACTTTATAAATGACGAGTGGTATTTCTCAGGGGATTCTGCCTATATGGATGAAGAGGGTTACTTCTGGTTCCAAGGAAGAGTGGACGATGTGATTATGACCTCTGGTGAACGAGTAGGTCCATTTGAAGTAGAAAGTAAATTAATTGAGCACCCGGCTATTTTGGAGGCAGGAGTAATCGGAATTCCAGATCCTGTTCGCGGTGAAATTATTAAAGCGTTTGTCGCTTTAAATGAAGGATATGAACCATCAGAAGAACTCATCGCAGATATTCAGCAGTTTGTTAAAAAAGGACTTGCTGCACATGCGGCACCTAGAGAAATTGAGTTCAAGGACAAGTTACCAAAAACGCGTAGTGGTAAAATTATGCGACGTGTATTAAAAGCGTGGGAATTAAAATTACCAACTGGTGATTTATCAACAATGGAAGATTAAGAAAAGCCGCAGCTACCTGATTTTCAGG encodes:
- the acsA gene encoding acetate--CoA ligase — protein: MKIEVLPVLEGDYQLKDYEQTVKTFQWEDAEKNFSWKQTGKVNMAYEAIDRHAESDKKEKVALYYQDANRKESYTFLDMKNQSNKAANVYNKYSNLQKGDRLFIFMPRSPELYFALLGGIKMGVIVGPLFEAFMEGAVYDRLLDSEAKAIVTTPELLERIPLDKLPNLETVFLVGEAVEETEKFIDFNKALEGASDSFEIEWVDKEDGLILHYTSGSTGKPKGILHVHYAMVQQYQSMKWVMDIRDDDIYWCTADPGWVTGTSYGIFGPWLTGTTFLILGGRFSPDAWYKAIEQYGVTVWYSAPTAFRMLMGAGDAIVKEHDLSSLRHILSVGEPLNPEVIKWGMQVFNKRIHDTWWMTETGAQVICNFACLPIKPGSMGKPLPGLEAAIIDNQGNIVPPYTMGNLAIKKGWPSMMRQVWNNKEKYESYFINDEWYFSGDSAYMDEEGYFWFQGRVDDVIMTSGERVGPFEVESKLIEHPAILEAGVIGIPDPVRGEIIKAFVALNEGYEPSEELIADIQQFVKKGLAAHAAPREIEFKDKLPKTRSGKIMRRVLKAWELKLPTGDLSTMED